The Geomonas ferrireducens genome includes a window with the following:
- the narH gene encoding nitrate reductase subunit beta, whose amino-acid sequence MDVRAQIVMVFNLDKCIGCHTCSISCKNIWTDRKGAEYMWWNNVETKPGVGYPRQWEDQERFKGGWVVDGKKLKLKAMGKGPTLANMFFQPNMPKIEDYYEPFDFDYGNLAGAKESKDQPVAEAFSQISGKKIEEIQGGPNWDDDLSGSQVYAAKDLNLKDKKVIESYDSMFMQYLPRICNHCLNPACVASCPSRALYKRGEDGIVLVDQEVCKGWRFCTSACPYKKVYFNWSTGKAEKCIFCYPRVEGGQCNACAHSCVGRIRYVGVLLYDAKAVEAAALKGDAELVEAHRDVILDPRDPEVCRQAKENGISDQWLDAAAASPVYALVKEFRVALPLHPEFRTLPMAYYIPSLSPVLSTWGDTHKLLEHGMIPALETLRVPIGYLASLLSGGNHAVIEEALKKLIAIRVQMRAENLGLPADPELLADAGLDEAAAKRLYRLFTIAGYNERNVIPPQQREENDPEKRRQEGGFGILKKTRRGGK is encoded by the coding sequence ATGGATGTTAGAGCCCAAATAGTCATGGTGTTCAACCTGGACAAGTGCATCGGCTGCCACACCTGTTCCATTTCCTGCAAGAACATCTGGACCGACAGGAAGGGCGCCGAATACATGTGGTGGAACAACGTCGAGACCAAGCCCGGCGTCGGTTACCCGCGGCAGTGGGAGGACCAGGAGCGCTTCAAAGGGGGCTGGGTGGTCGACGGCAAGAAGCTGAAGCTGAAGGCCATGGGCAAGGGCCCCACCCTCGCCAACATGTTCTTCCAGCCCAACATGCCGAAGATCGAGGACTACTACGAGCCCTTCGACTTCGATTACGGGAACTTGGCTGGAGCCAAGGAGTCGAAGGACCAGCCGGTGGCAGAGGCCTTCTCCCAGATCTCCGGGAAGAAGATCGAGGAGATCCAGGGAGGCCCCAACTGGGACGACGACCTCTCCGGCTCACAGGTCTACGCGGCCAAGGACCTGAACCTCAAAGACAAGAAGGTGATCGAGTCCTACGATTCGATGTTCATGCAGTACCTGCCGCGCATCTGCAACCACTGCCTGAACCCGGCCTGCGTCGCCTCCTGCCCGTCGCGCGCCCTCTACAAGCGCGGCGAAGACGGCATCGTCCTCGTCGACCAGGAGGTGTGCAAGGGGTGGCGCTTCTGCACCAGCGCCTGCCCGTACAAGAAGGTCTACTTCAACTGGAGTACCGGCAAGGCCGAGAAGTGCATCTTCTGCTACCCCCGCGTCGAGGGTGGGCAGTGCAACGCCTGCGCCCACAGCTGCGTCGGACGCATCCGCTACGTGGGCGTGCTCCTTTACGACGCGAAAGCCGTCGAGGCGGCGGCGCTGAAGGGAGATGCCGAACTCGTCGAGGCGCACCGCGACGTGATCCTCGACCCGCGCGACCCGGAGGTCTGCAGACAGGCCAAGGAGAACGGCATCTCCGACCAGTGGCTGGACGCCGCTGCCGCCTCCCCGGTCTACGCGCTGGTGAAGGAGTTCCGCGTTGCCCTCCCGCTGCACCCGGAATTCAGGACGCTCCCGATGGCGTACTACATCCCTTCCCTCTCCCCGGTCCTTTCCACCTGGGGCGATACCCACAAGCTCCTGGAGCACGGCATGATCCCGGCGCTCGAGACCTTAAGGGTCCCCATCGGTTACCTGGCGAGCCTTCTTTCCGGTGGGAACCACGCCGTGATCGAGGAGGCACTTAAAAAGCTGATCGCGATCAGGGTGCAGATGCGGGCGGAAAACCTCGGGCTCCCGGCCGACCCGGAGCTCCTTGCAGACGCGGGGCTCGACGAAGCGGCGGCAAAGAGGCTGTACCGGCTCTTCACCATCGCGGGCTACAACGAGCGCAACGTGATCCCGCCGCAGCAGCGCGAGGAGAACGATCCGGAGAAACGCAGGCAGGAGGGAGGCTTCGGCATCCTTAAGAAGACCAGGAGGGGCGGCAAATGA
- the narJ gene encoding nitrate reductase molybdenum cofactor assembly chaperone has protein sequence MSIQQSYDALARLFEYPKQREELQASFANVAGYLRQNEIQSRLNLFGELVTGSTLEKLQEEYVARFDFNPAAAPYLGHHLYGDNQKKGGYMIQVKQEYARHGFVAPEEELPDHLAVLLSFLSHLARHGEDEARREFIAKLVLPGINKLLGAQAPRDTSPWLTLVEAAELLCSADCREVPSC, from the coding sequence ATGAGCATTCAGCAGAGCTATGACGCCCTGGCGAGACTGTTCGAGTATCCAAAGCAAAGGGAGGAGCTGCAGGCATCCTTCGCCAATGTCGCTGGCTACCTGCGGCAAAACGAGATCCAGTCACGGCTGAACCTTTTCGGCGAGCTGGTGACCGGATCGACGCTGGAAAAACTGCAGGAAGAGTACGTCGCCCGCTTCGACTTCAACCCGGCGGCTGCGCCCTACCTGGGGCATCACCTGTACGGCGACAACCAGAAAAAGGGTGGATACATGATCCAGGTGAAACAGGAGTACGCACGACACGGCTTCGTCGCTCCCGAAGAGGAACTCCCGGACCACCTGGCGGTGCTTCTCTCCTTCCTCTCGCATCTGGCACGGCACGGGGAGGATGAAGCGCGCCGCGAGTTCATCGCGAAACTGGTGCTACCCGGCATCAACAAGCTGCTCGGGGCCCAGGCCCCGCGCGACACGTCCCCATGGTTAACCCTGGTCGAGGCGGCCGAGCTCCTTTGCAGCGCGGACTGCCGGGAGGTTCCCTCATGCTGA